The window GGCGTACGGCTTCATGGTCGCGAACATCTGCCCGATGAAGCCTTCCGGGGTCCAGTTGGCCAGGCCGATGACGCCGCCGGGACGGCACACCCGGAGCAGTTCGCCGGCCGCCGCGCCGTGGAACGGGGCGAACATCACGCCGATGCAGGAGATCACCGTGTCGAACGCGGCCGTCTCGAACGGCAGATCCTCGGCGTCGGCCTCGACCCAGGTCAGGTCGACGGGGGAGTTCTTCTCGCCGACGGCCAACAGCTCCGGGGTGAGATCACTGGCGGTGACGGAGGCGCCGGTCCGGGCCGCCGGGATCGCGGCGTTGCCGGTGCCCGCGCCGACGTCCAGGACATGCTGTCCGGGGCCGATGCCGGCTGCCTGGACCAGCGCCGGCCCGAGTGGCGCGACGAGTTCGGAGGCGACCGCGGGATAGTCGCCGGAGGCCCACATGGCACGGTGCTTGGTCTTCACGGTTGTGGTCATGTCACCGACAGTAGGGATCCGCGGGTGGCCCGGCCTAGTACACGATGTGTACCGGCGGAGGGAGACCACCGATGGGTGCGTCCTACGGGCAGTTCTGCCCGGTTGCGAAGGCGATGGAGTTGCTCGACGAGCGCTGGACGATGCTGGTGATCCGGGAGCTGATCGCCGGCGGCCGCCGGTTCAACGATCTGCGCCGTGGGCTGCCACGAATGTCGCCGACGCTGCTGTCTCGGCGGTTGCAGCAGCTCG of the Actinoplanes sichuanensis genome contains:
- a CDS encoding class I SAM-dependent methyltransferase encodes the protein MTTTVKTKHRAMWASGDYPAVASELVAPLGPALVQAAGIGPGQHVLDVGAGTGNAAIPAARTGASVTASDLTPELLAVGEKNSPVDLTWVEADAEDLPFETAAFDTVISCIGVMFAPFHGAAAGELLRVCRPGGVIGLANWTPEGFIGQMFATMKPYAAPPPPGAQPPPLWGDPAHLATLFGDGVTDVSFERRTLRVDHFRTAAGFRDYFKTNYGPTIAVYRNIADDPGRVAELDAALLALAERHDLGDGAMDWEYLLYTTRRTA